In a single window of the Thunnus maccoyii chromosome 7, fThuMac1.1, whole genome shotgun sequence genome:
- the mettl13 gene encoding eEF1A lysine and N-terminal methyltransferase gives MSLLPRTAEEFSSAEYWERFFKKRGEKAFEWYGDYNKLCGVLHKYIKTQDKVLVVGCGNSELSEQLYDVGYKHLTNIDISETVVTHMNQRNAERRPGLTFQQVDATQTPYEDASYQAALDKGTLDAMASEEEGALARNMLTEVGRVLSVGGRYVCVTLAQESVIKLAVEQFVQLGWAVRLHCLQEESGKDEDSFALPVFVLVCTKFRQPMPTPILEMCLGEDGAPTRLTQVAELLSAVREHQAYSVLRKRLRTGTDASSNLSLTLCHAKTGLPRYTLTVQDSPPGAKVPRSNPFAIFIVPQGSETAWLYSSSEGRRQLAASANFRRLVIVAMHRNQEYTDMQAVQSELSPMVMDLAPPGMPDNQQVPFLSVGGDLGWREEVSRGVSELSGDYCVENVRGEDGELYRRLVFLSNAALVQSESRLVSSNTASSHKKKNKRKAKSTAPPKTSSTSLSVDSGFLCCAHHEIMVAGLAMLGVGSPQNKNVPVSVLLVGLGGGGLPQFLRDFVPSVAVEVVELDPVVLEVAKEWFGFRPDDRLTVTLGDGLERICALEKEGGRLFDVIMFDVDNKDSTVGMSCPPAAFVETSILQKVCSLLNPKGVFILNLVCRDSALRKNVLERVTAVFPTILSRKIEGEVNEVLLCSRGENETSDAARILPSLNQAAKNLQSALCSNRTGDNRSPHIDIAELLKDLKVA, from the exons ATGAGTCTATTACCTCGCACCGCCGAGGAGTTCAGCTCCGCGGAGTACTGGGAGAGGTTTTTTAAGAAGCGCGGAGAGAAAGCGTTTGAGTGGTATGGAGACTACAACAAACTCTGCGGCGTGCTGCACAAATACATCAAAACCCAAGATAAG GTGCTGGTGGTCGGCTGCGGTAACTCTGAGCTGAGTGAACAGCTGTATGATGTTGGCTACAAACATCTGACCAATATCGACATCAGCGAGACAGTTGTGACTCACATGAACCAGCGAAATGCTGAGCGCCGACCGGGCCTGACCTTCCAGCAGGTGGATGCTACACAAACACCGTATGAGGATGCCAGCTACCAGGCTGCTCTGGACAAGGGCACCCTGGATGCCATGGCATCTGAAGAAGAAGGAGCACTGGCCAGGAACATGCTCACTGAA GTGGGCCGCGTGCTAAGTGTCGGGGGCAGGTATGTCTGTGTGACGTTGGCTCAGGAGAGTGTGATCAAGTTGGCTGTGGAGCAGTTTGTTCAGCTGGGGTGGGCAGTGAGGCTCCACTGCCTGCAAGAGGAAAGTGGGAAAGATGAGGACTCCTTTGCTCTGCCTGTTTTTGTTCTGGTCTGCACCAAGTTTCGTCAGCCTATGCCTACACCCATTCTGGAGATGTGTCTTGGAGAGGATGGAGCTCCAACCCGTCTCACACAGGTGGCAGAGTTGTTGTCGGCTGTGAGGGAGCATCAGGCTTACTCCGTGTTGAGAAAGAGGCTCCGCACAGGCACAGACGCCAGCTCGAacctctcactcactctctgcCACGCCAAGACTGGTCTTCCCAGATACACCCTCACAGTTCAAGACTCCCCCCCTGGTGCCAAGGTGCCAAGATCGAACCCGTTTGCTATATTTATTG TGCCTCAAGGAAGTGAGACAGCTTGGCTCTACAGTTCCAGCGAGGGGCGAAGGCAGCTGGCCGCCAGTGCTAACTTTCGGCGCCTGGTTATCGTGGCAATGCACAGAAATCAAGAGTACACAGACATGCAGGCTGTCCAGTCAGAACTCTCACCAATGGTGATGGACCTGGCTCCTCCAGGAATGCCAGACAATCAGcag GTGCCATTTCTGTCAGTTGGAGGTGACCTAGGTTGGCGAGAGGAGGTCAGCAGGGGTGTGAGTGAGCTGAGTGGGGATTACTGTGTGGAGAATGTCAGAGGAGAAGACGGTGAACTGTATCGTAGACTTGTGTTCCTTTCTAATGCTGCCCTCGTCCAATCAGAGAGCCGCCTTGTCTCTTCAAATACTG CCTCAAgtcacaagaagaagaacaaaaggaAGGCCAAGTCAACAGCGCCTCCAAAAACATCCTCAACCTCTCTGTCAGTGGACAGCGGCTTCCTCTGCTGCGCTCACCATGAAATCATGGTGGCTGGCCTTGCCATGCTCGGAGTGGGCTCGCCACAGAACAAAA ACGTCCCAGTGTCAGTGCTGCTGGTGGGGCTTGGTGGAGGAGGTCTGCCTCAGTTTCTGCGGGACTTTGTGCCAAGTGTTGCTGTTGAGGTTGTGGAACTAGACCCTGTTGTGCTGGAAGTGGCAAAAGAGTGGTTCGGGTTCCGACCGGATGATCGTTTGACTGTCACTCTTGGAGACGGCCTTGAACGCATCTGTGCCCTGGAGAAAGAAG GTGGACGTTTGTTTGATGTCATCATGTTTGATGTAGACAATAAAGACAGCACTGTGGGTATGAGCTGTCCTCCTGCTGCCTTTGTAGAAACCTCCATCCTGCAGAAAGTCTGCAGCCTGCTAAACCCTAAAG GTGTTTTCATACTGAACCTTGTATGTCGAGACTCCGCCTTGAGGAAAAACGTGCTGGAGCGTGTGACCGCTGTGTTTCCAACCATCCTCTCTCGAAAAATTGAAGGAGAGGTCAATGAAGTCCTTCTATGCTCTCGCGGAGAGAATGAGACATCGGATGCCGCCCGCATCCTTCCATCCCTGAACCAAGCAGCCAAGAATCTGCAGAGTGCACTGTGCTCTAACAGGACTGGAGACAACCGCAGCCCACATATTGACATTGCAGAGCTGTTAAAAGACCTGAAAGTAGCATGA
- the itpa gene encoding inosine triphosphate pyrophosphatase yields the protein MAVPAGRSVVFVTGNAKKLEEVIQILGDKFPYKLISKKIDLPEYQGEPDEISIQKCKEAARQVDGPVIVEDTCLCFKALGGLPGPYIKWFLDKLKPEGLYKLLAGFEDKSAWALCTFAFTGGKDEPVELFRGITQGHIVEPRGPRDFGWDPCFQPEGYDKTYAELPKEVKNTISHRYRALAAMAEHFSPQSKRKKLEH from the exons ATGGCTGTGCCTGCTGGAAGGTCTGTGGTTTTCGTGACTGGAAACGCCAAAAAACTAGAAGAG GTCATTCAGATCCTCGGAGACAAGTTTCCCTACAAACTAATCTCAAAAAAGATTGACT TGCCTGAATACCAGGGAGAGCCAGATGAAATTTCCATACAGAAGTGTAAAGAGGCTGCACGTCAG GTTGATGGCCCTGTCATAGTGGAGGacacctgtctgtgtttcaAGGCGTTGGGAGGCTTGCCTGGTCCTTATAT AAAATGGTTCCTGGATAAACTCAAACCAGAAG GCTTGTACAAACTTCTTGCTGGGTTTGAGGATAAATCAGCGTGGGCTCTCTGCACGTTTGCATTCACTGGTGGGAAAGACGAACCGGTAGAGCTCTTCAGAGGGATAACACAG gGGCACATTGTGGAACCCAGGGGACCTCGAGACTTTGGATGGGATCCCTGTTTCCAGCCAGAGGGATATGACAAAAC CTATGCTGAACTGCCCAAAGAGGTGAAGAACACAATCTCTCACCGCTACAGGGCGCTGGCTGCCATGGCTGAGCACTTCTCACCACAGAGCAAGAGGAAGAAGCTGGAGCATTGA
- the rangrf gene encoding ran guanine nucleotide release factor isoform X2, with amino-acid sequence MQSAASSADKAHPLFGGGLSAVIPHSSTDVSELREIPDNQEVFAHAHTDQSLIVELVEYQDQVADQDAARYHFEDIAGSNKALEPGAFEVTSVVPLPKSELSLSECSSAWMLTGTQCVSKFNEEARNTVTLHLGLFRLPQFSTDVLITFNDPQSISPDSSSAAAVGTHKEPWTVQDFQRLLQSLTLHNPGLFG; translated from the coding sequence ATGCAGAGTGCCGCAAGCAGCGCGGACAAGGCTCATCCTCTGTTTGGAGGAGGACTGTCAGCTGTCATCCCTCACAGCTCTACAGACGTCAGTGAGCTGAGGGAGATCCCGGATAACCAGGAGGTGTTCGCCCATGCACACACCGACCAGAGCCTGATCGTGGAGCTAGTGGAGTACCAGGATCAGGTGGCAGACCAGGATGCTGCCAGGTACCACTTTGAAGACATCGCAGGCAGTAACAAAGCTTTAGAGCCAGGTGCTTTTGAAGTGACTAGTGTTGTACCCCTACCAAAGTCTGAGCTGTCCCTGTCAGAGTGCAGCTCCGCCTGGATGCTCACCGGCACACAGTGCGTATCCAAGTTCAACGAGGAGGCCAGGAATACAGTGACCCTTCACCTCGGTTTGTTCCGTCTGCCACAGTTCTCCACAGACGTCCTGATAACCTTCAATGACCCGCAGAGTATCAgccctgacagcagcagtgccGCTGCAGTGGGGACGCACAAGGAGCCGTGGACGGTGCAGGACTTCCAGCGCCTGTTACAGTCTTTGACTCTGCACAACCCAGGACTGTTTGGGTAG